DNA from Stutzerimonas decontaminans:
AGAAGTGGCAGCAATCTTGGCATCAGGACGCACCGCTCTAAAGACGCAGAGAACGCTAACGCGGTGCTCCCTGCCCGCAAAGGTGGCAAAGCCTCTCACAGGACGCGCGTTTGCGCCAGTTCAGGCTCTGGAACTGGTTTAGCTATACTTCACATCGTATTGATTTAATTGGCTTTTAAGTTTTCGAGGTTGTCATGCAATTGATCGACATCGGCGTCAATCTGACTCATCAGTCCTTCGCCGCCAATCCGTCCGCGGTGGTCGAGCGCGCCAGGATGGCAGGCGTGGTGCAGATGGTGCTTACCGGAACCAGCCTCGCAGAAAGCGAAGCTGCGCTCGGGCTCTGTCGTGAACTGGATGAGTCAGGGCAGCAGCTCTTCAGCACAGCGGGGGTGCATCCGCATGACGCCAGCCAGTGGTCGACCGATAGCGTCAGCCAGTTGCGCGGCCTGCTGCGCGAGCCGCAAGTGCGCGCCGTTGGCGAATGCGGCCTGGACTTCAACCGCGATTTTTCGCCGCGTCCGCAGCAGGAGCGTGGGCTGGAAGAGCAGCTGCAGCTGGCGGTCGAATTACAGCTGCCGGTTTTCCTTCACGAACGCGACGCCAGCGAACGCCTGACCGCTATCCTCCGGCCGTTTCGCGACCAGCTGAAGGCCGCCGTGGTGCACTGCTTCACTGGAGAAAAAGCAGCGCTGTACGCCTATCTCGATCTTGATCTGCATATCGGCATCACCGGCTGGATCTGCGACGAGCGCCGCGGCACACACCTGCACCCGCTGATGAAGGACATTCCGGAGGGACGACTGATGCTGGAGAGCGACGCTCCGTATCTGTTGCCCCGTAGTCTGCGGCCGAAACCTAAAAGTGGTCAGAACGAACCGGCCTACTTGCCGGAAGTTCTGCGCGAAGTTGCTCAGCATCGTGGCGAAAGCGCTGAACAACTGGCTGAACACACGACCCGCTGCGCCCGCTCATTCTTCGGCCTCCCTGACCTCGACTGATTCACAAAAACTGCTCAAGCTCTGCGCCCCGCGGCCGTTAAATGTTAGTCGCGCCGCAGAGCGCTTTGCCGCGCTTCCGCAACCTCCTATAGAAGAAGAGCAGTCATGGCCGTTTGGATTCGCGATCTGTCGCTCAAGTACAAATTCTGGGC
Protein-coding regions in this window:
- a CDS encoding TatD family hydrolase; the encoded protein is MQLIDIGVNLTHQSFAANPSAVVERARMAGVVQMVLTGTSLAESEAALGLCRELDESGQQLFSTAGVHPHDASQWSTDSVSQLRGLLREPQVRAVGECGLDFNRDFSPRPQQERGLEEQLQLAVELQLPVFLHERDASERLTAILRPFRDQLKAAVVHCFTGEKAALYAYLDLDLHIGITGWICDERRGTHLHPLMKDIPEGRLMLESDAPYLLPRSLRPKPKSGQNEPAYLPEVLREVAQHRGESAEQLAEHTTRCARSFFGLPDLD